From Acidimicrobiia bacterium, a single genomic window includes:
- a CDS encoding aspartate aminotransferase family protein yields MTDSLPRGQGRARSERDSAVFVRGDDLPVAVDAAGCEIVDSNGRRYLDACGGAIVVNVGHRDPAVLDALRTAATDDVALDYVHATQFTSAALEEYARELAPLVPVDDARVYPVSGGSEAIESALKLARAYHLANGRPGRHIVIGRRRSYHGNSRGALDVSGRDPARAPYLPWLGKTTHVAPAYPYRDTATGAQLAEQLDATIDSIGAGHVAAFVAEPIAGAALGACVPPADYWPAIVEVCRSHGVLLIADEVMTGFGRTGRWFACDHWGVRPDILVAGKGASSGAWPLGLTIASGEVHDAVQSGGGFVHGFTWSHHPIGARVAHAVLRRLRDGDLIEQGDAAGRRLHEMLASKIASLDIVGDVRGLGPFAGIELVADRDTKTPFRRSARVAERVARAAKDRGLLVYPSTGCADGTVGDVVLLGPPFVVTTDQIDRIVTTLADAITEVSPA; encoded by the coding sequence ATGACGGATTCCCTCCCACGCGGCCAAGGGCGCGCGCGGAGCGAGCGAGACAGCGCGGTCTTCGTGCGCGGCGACGACCTGCCGGTCGCGGTCGACGCCGCGGGTTGCGAGATCGTCGACTCCAACGGCCGGCGTTATCTCGACGCGTGCGGCGGCGCGATCGTGGTCAACGTCGGACATCGCGACCCTGCGGTCCTCGACGCGCTGCGGACCGCGGCGACCGACGACGTCGCGCTCGACTACGTGCACGCGACGCAGTTCACGAGTGCGGCGCTCGAGGAGTACGCGCGCGAGCTCGCACCGCTCGTTCCCGTCGACGACGCGCGCGTCTATCCGGTCAGCGGCGGCAGCGAGGCGATCGAGAGCGCGCTGAAGCTCGCGCGCGCGTATCACCTCGCCAACGGGCGACCGGGCCGACACATCGTCATCGGGCGTCGGCGCTCGTACCACGGCAACAGCCGCGGCGCGCTCGACGTGTCGGGACGCGACCCGGCGCGCGCGCCGTACCTCCCGTGGCTCGGCAAGACCACGCACGTCGCGCCCGCCTATCCGTACCGCGACACCGCGACGGGCGCGCAGCTCGCCGAGCAGCTCGACGCGACCATCGACTCGATCGGCGCCGGGCACGTCGCCGCGTTCGTCGCCGAGCCGATCGCGGGCGCCGCACTCGGCGCGTGCGTCCCGCCCGCCGACTACTGGCCCGCGATCGTCGAGGTCTGCCGGTCGCACGGCGTGCTGCTGATCGCCGACGAGGTGATGACCGGATTCGGGCGGACCGGGCGCTGGTTCGCGTGCGACCACTGGGGCGTACGGCCCGACATCCTCGTCGCAGGCAAGGGCGCGTCGAGCGGCGCGTGGCCGCTCGGGCTCACGATCGCCAGCGGCGAGGTGCACGACGCGGTGCAATCGGGTGGCGGGTTCGTCCACGGCTTCACGTGGTCGCACCACCCGATCGGCGCGCGGGTCGCGCACGCGGTTCTGCGTCGCCTGCGCGACGGCGATCTGATCGAGCAGGGAGACGCGGCCGGGCGACGGCTGCACGAGATGCTCGCGTCGAAGATCGCGTCCCTCGACATCGTCGGCGACGTGCGTGGTCTCGGCCCGTTCGCGGGCATCGAGCTCGTCGCCGACCGCGACACGAAGACACCGTTCCGGCGCTCGGCACGCGTCGCCGAGCGCGTCGCGCGTGCCGCGAAGGATCGCGGGCTGCTCGTCTATCCGAGCACCGGCTGCGCCGACGGCACGGTGGGCGACGTCGTGCTCCTCGGGCCACCGTTCGTCGTCACAACCGATCAGATCGACCGGATCGTCACGACCCTCGCCGACGCGATCACCGAGGTCTCCCCCGCGTAG
- a CDS encoding NAD(P)/FAD-dependent oxidoreductase, giving the protein MNTVADVFGEVGLPAPISELAAREWDAIVVGGGHNGLTAAAYLARAGKSVLVLEARSRLGGACTLERPFDDRGYVVSPCAYVVGLLDQRVVDELSLRKYGYNVFVADPGIWCPFDDGTSYVQFLDHERTVANLRDNGFSDAEIKGQFEYEAFFDSMRRALREGRRDAWEGDAPTRAELEELLGHDADMVDALFDASIADVIDRFCHDERMRTALYGQGVIGAWAGPRDPGTASIKLMHFSGVLEGVPMAWGYVEGGMGRISFAIAESARAAGAVLVAGVPVGEILPGEGVRLAGGELVRSRVVVSNADPKVTTMLLGSATPADLRAKVDTWRVQSPVLKLNCGLSRLPTWTAAPGEDYPCRAPVSIALPLDEAQAAFEACTRGVPSPGFAELYFQSAYDPTVAPTGKHTMSAFVQYAPYTLDAGDWDSRRDEIGQRVVDLIGRFSPDIGDCVEEIDVLGPPDIERRVGLTGGHIFQGECTPDQMWTARFAPRTGADGVYLCGAATHPAGSVIALNGRNAAMAVLADLDRR; this is encoded by the coding sequence GTGAATACCGTCGCCGACGTGTTCGGCGAGGTCGGCCTGCCAGCACCCATCTCGGAGCTCGCGGCGCGCGAGTGGGATGCGATCGTCGTCGGCGGCGGGCACAACGGGCTCACCGCGGCCGCGTATCTCGCGCGCGCGGGGAAGTCGGTGCTCGTGCTCGAGGCGCGGTCGCGTCTCGGCGGCGCGTGCACGCTCGAGCGCCCGTTCGACGACCGCGGCTACGTCGTGAGCCCCTGCGCGTACGTCGTGGGCCTGCTCGACCAGCGCGTCGTCGACGAGCTGAGCCTGCGCAAGTACGGCTACAACGTGTTCGTCGCCGACCCCGGCATCTGGTGCCCGTTCGACGACGGCACCTCGTACGTGCAGTTCCTCGACCACGAACGCACGGTCGCCAACCTGCGCGACAACGGGTTCAGCGACGCAGAGATCAAAGGTCAGTTCGAGTACGAGGCGTTCTTCGACTCGATGCGGCGCGCGCTGCGCGAAGGCCGGCGCGACGCGTGGGAGGGCGACGCGCCGACGCGCGCCGAGCTCGAGGAGCTGCTCGGTCACGATGCCGACATGGTCGACGCGCTGTTCGACGCGTCGATCGCCGACGTGATCGATCGCTTCTGTCACGACGAGCGCATGCGCACCGCGCTCTACGGCCAGGGCGTGATCGGTGCGTGGGCGGGGCCGCGCGATCCCGGCACCGCGTCGATCAAGCTCATGCACTTCTCGGGCGTGCTCGAGGGTGTGCCGATGGCGTGGGGCTACGTCGAGGGCGGGATGGGTCGCATCTCGTTCGCGATCGCGGAGTCCGCGCGCGCGGCGGGCGCGGTGCTCGTCGCGGGCGTGCCCGTCGGCGAGATCCTGCCGGGCGAAGGCGTGCGGCTCGCAGGTGGTGAGCTCGTGCGCTCCCGCGTCGTCGTGTCGAACGCGGATCCGAAGGTCACGACGATGCTGCTCGGCTCGGCCACGCCGGCGGACCTGCGCGCGAAGGTCGACACGTGGCGCGTGCAGAGCCCGGTGCTCAAGCTGAACTGCGGGCTGTCGCGTCTGCCGACCTGGACCGCGGCGCCGGGCGAGGACTATCCGTGCCGCGCGCCGGTGTCGATCGCGCTGCCGCTCGACGAGGCCCAGGCCGCGTTCGAGGCGTGCACGCGCGGCGTGCCGAGCCCGGGCTTCGCGGAGCTGTACTTCCAGAGCGCGTACGACCCGACGGTCGCGCCGACCGGCAAGCACACGATGAGCGCGTTCGTGCAGTACGCGCCGTACACGCTCGACGCCGGCGACTGGGACTCGCGTCGCGACGAGATCGGCCAACGGGTCGTCGACCTCATCGGTCGCTTCTCGCCCGACATCGGCGACTGCGTCGAGGAGATCGACGTGCTCGGCCCGCCCGACATCGAGCGGCGCGTCGGCCTCACCGGCGGTCACATCTTCCAGGGCGAGTGCACGCCCGACCAGATGTGGACCGCGCGCTTCGCGCCGCGTACCGGCGCCGACGGCGTGTACCTCTGCGGCGCGGCGACGCACCCGGCCGGCAGCGTCATCGCGCTCAACGGCCGCAACGCCGCGATGGCCGTGCTCGCCGACCTCGACCGTCGTTAG
- a CDS encoding aminotransferase class III-fold pyridoxal phosphate-dependent enzyme, with protein sequence MSAIQLSEVPFDLATASVPHLVTDLPGPEARRVIERDRQIVSPSMGRVYALVPRRAGGMVVEDVDSNRFLDFNAGIAVTSTGHCHPQVVDAIERQSRTLLHYCSSDWYHPVYVELCERLGASAPVHDPRVFLANSGTEAVEAAIKLSRYATGRPNVIAFLGSFHGRSLGSLSLTASKAKYRSGFGAAMPGVYHAPYGEAGYIERVIFSHLSEPSDVAAIVVEPIQGEGGYIVPPAGWLAELRAICSEHGIVLVADEVQSGIGRTGRTWAVEHEDIEPDVILAGKGLASGLPLAAVIARGELMRTWSAGKHGSTFGGNPVACAAALATLDLVEGSLAENAARVGEHLLGALTQMQARCPQIRAVRGRGLMIGIDFESHDVAEAVEQAAFRKGLLVLTAGEAALRLAPPLVVSEPQADLALELLEAAITEATPARA encoded by the coding sequence ATGAGCGCGATCCAATTGAGCGAGGTGCCGTTCGACCTCGCGACCGCGAGCGTCCCGCACCTCGTCACCGATCTGCCGGGCCCGGAAGCGCGGCGCGTCATCGAGCGCGACCGCCAGATCGTCAGCCCGTCGATGGGGCGCGTCTACGCGCTCGTGCCGCGGCGGGCCGGAGGCATGGTCGTCGAGGACGTCGACAGCAACCGCTTCCTCGACTTCAACGCGGGCATCGCGGTCACCTCGACCGGACACTGCCATCCGCAGGTCGTCGACGCGATCGAACGGCAGTCACGCACGCTGCTGCACTACTGCTCGAGCGACTGGTACCACCCGGTCTACGTCGAGCTGTGCGAGCGGCTCGGCGCGAGCGCGCCGGTGCACGACCCGCGCGTGTTCCTCGCGAACTCGGGCACCGAGGCCGTCGAAGCCGCGATCAAGCTGTCGCGCTACGCGACCGGACGGCCGAACGTGATCGCGTTCCTCGGATCGTTCCACGGCCGGTCGCTCGGCAGCCTCTCGCTCACCGCGAGCAAGGCGAAGTACCGCTCAGGATTCGGTGCGGCGATGCCGGGCGTGTACCACGCGCCGTACGGCGAAGCCGGCTACATCGAGCGTGTGATCTTCTCGCACCTGAGCGAGCCGAGCGACGTCGCCGCGATCGTCGTCGAGCCGATCCAGGGTGAGGGCGGGTACATCGTGCCGCCCGCGGGCTGGCTCGCGGAGCTGCGCGCGATCTGCAGCGAGCACGGCATCGTGCTCGTCGCCGACGAAGTGCAGAGCGGCATCGGTCGCACCGGTCGCACGTGGGCGGTCGAGCACGAGGACATCGAGCCCGACGTCATCCTCGCGGGGAAGGGTCTCGCGAGCGGGCTCCCGCTCGCGGCCGTCATCGCGCGCGGCGAGCTCATGCGCACATGGAGCGCGGGCAAGCACGGCTCGACGTTCGGCGGCAACCCGGTTGCGTGCGCGGCCGCGCTCGCGACGCTCGACCTCGTCGAGGGATCGCTCGCCGAGAACGCGGCGCGCGTCGGTGAGCATCTACTCGGCGCGCTGACGCAGATGCAGGCGCGGTGCCCGCAGATTCGCGCCGTGCGCGGTCGCGGCTTGATGATCGGCATCGACTTCGAGTCGCACGATGTCGCCGAGGCCGTCGAGCAGGCCGCGTTCCGCAAGGGACTGCTCGTGCTGACGGCGGGCGAGGCCGCGCTGCGACTCGCGCCGCCGCTCGTCGTGAGCGAACCCCAGGCCGACCTCGCGCTCGAGCTCCTCGAGGCCGCGATCACGGAGGCGACACCCGCGCGCGCATGA
- a CDS encoding SET domain-containing protein: MVSTSYLTSRAELRDAGHKGKGVFATAPIEAGTTVAGFGGRIAYRRDFELLDEHERTHSIQIDDDLFLVTAGELEPADYANHSCEPNAGIVGNVLVVAMRDIAPDEEICFDYAMCDADDYDEFVCACGTASCRGVITGADWTRPEIQERYGGYFSSYIARRIAASATPSLRRQTH, from the coding sequence ATGGTCTCCACGTCCTACCTGACATCCCGTGCGGAGCTTCGCGACGCGGGCCACAAGGGCAAGGGCGTCTTCGCGACGGCGCCGATCGAGGCGGGCACGACCGTCGCCGGCTTCGGCGGCCGCATCGCGTATCGCCGTGACTTCGAGCTGCTCGACGAGCACGAGCGCACCCACTCGATCCAGATCGACGATGACCTGTTCCTCGTCACCGCCGGAGAGTTGGAGCCCGCGGACTACGCCAACCACTCGTGCGAGCCCAACGCCGGCATCGTCGGCAACGTGCTGGTGGTGGCGATGCGCGACATCGCGCCGGACGAGGAGATCTGCTTCGACTACGCGATGTGCGACGCCGACGACTACGACGAGTTCGTGTGCGCGTGCGGCACCGCGAGCTGCCGCGGCGTGATCACCGGCGCCGACTGGACGCGCCCGGAGATCCAGGAGCGCTACGGCGGGTACTTCTCGTCGTACATCGCCCGCCGCATCGCGGCGTCGGCGACGCCGAGCCTCCGCCGCCAGACGCACTGA
- a CDS encoding thiamine pyrophosphate-binding protein, with protein MTTGAGAIADALRDAGVDAVFGLPGVHNLALWPACAQAGIHVVGSRHEQGCAYAADGYSRATGRPGVALTTTGPGAANTLGAVGEAWASHSSVVVIASDIATTLRRPGAYRGVLHECTDQAGLFAPVTKARVEVGRADELGPAVRDALARALRAPRGPVYLGVPTDLLSAPVADASFGELAPHAAVPERAVAADAVETVRQLIERSQRPLIWIGGGTREAGSEIDALARTLGAPVIASFQARGVLPATHPRLVGAPPHEPAVTELIEAADFVLVVGSDLDHMNTMGWKLPLPRARAAINVDEIDATKNYDMDVVIEADAAAALRVLAHGVTAREPWIDVATVTRAARDALRADTEMAPALEFVDHTRAALADDSVVFADMCIPGYWLSGQYPVEQARGLHYPMGWGTLGFAFPAAIGAAVAVGRERSVVAVVGDGGVLFALGELATVAQERLPLTTVIVDDGGYGMLRWGHEDDPHNGCDLTAVDFVDVARGFGIAAERVDGLGDDYERALEKAAASGEPRVIHVSARLVPPHTTSPRWPLNAPRPTA; from the coding sequence ATGACGACGGGAGCGGGCGCGATCGCGGACGCGCTGCGCGACGCGGGGGTCGACGCGGTCTTCGGTCTCCCCGGTGTGCACAACCTCGCGCTCTGGCCCGCGTGTGCGCAGGCCGGCATCCACGTCGTGGGTTCGCGTCACGAGCAAGGATGCGCGTACGCGGCCGACGGCTACTCGCGCGCGACCGGACGGCCGGGTGTCGCGCTCACGACCACCGGTCCCGGCGCGGCCAACACGCTCGGCGCCGTCGGTGAGGCGTGGGCGTCGCACTCGTCCGTCGTGGTGATCGCGTCCGACATCGCCACGACGCTGCGGCGCCCCGGCGCCTACCGCGGCGTACTGCACGAGTGCACCGACCAGGCCGGGTTGTTCGCGCCCGTCACCAAGGCGCGGGTCGAGGTCGGGCGGGCCGACGAGCTCGGTCCTGCAGTCCGCGACGCACTCGCACGTGCGCTGCGGGCGCCGCGCGGTCCCGTGTATCTGGGCGTGCCGACCGACTTGCTGAGCGCACCGGTCGCCGACGCGTCGTTCGGTGAGCTCGCGCCGCACGCGGCGGTGCCCGAGCGCGCGGTCGCCGCCGACGCGGTCGAGACGGTGCGGCAGCTCATCGAGCGGTCGCAGCGACCGCTGATCTGGATCGGCGGCGGGACGCGCGAAGCGGGCTCCGAGATCGACGCGCTCGCGCGCACGCTCGGCGCGCCCGTGATCGCGTCGTTCCAGGCGCGGGGCGTGCTTCCGGCGACCCATCCGCGGCTCGTCGGCGCGCCGCCGCACGAGCCCGCGGTCACCGAGCTCATCGAAGCGGCCGACTTCGTGCTCGTCGTCGGCAGCGACCTCGACCACATGAACACGATGGGTTGGAAGCTGCCGCTCCCCCGCGCGCGTGCCGCGATCAATGTCGACGAGATCGACGCAACGAAGAACTACGACATGGACGTCGTGATCGAAGCCGACGCGGCCGCCGCGCTGCGCGTGCTCGCGCACGGAGTCACGGCACGCGAGCCGTGGATCGACGTTGCCACGGTCACCCGCGCCGCGCGCGACGCGTTGCGCGCCGACACGGAGATGGCGCCCGCGCTCGAGTTCGTCGACCACACGCGCGCCGCGCTCGCCGACGACTCCGTCGTGTTCGCCGACATGTGCATCCCCGGCTACTGGCTCTCGGGGCAGTACCCGGTCGAGCAGGCGCGCGGCCTCCACTATCCGATGGGGTGGGGAACGCTCGGTTTCGCCTTTCCTGCCGCGATCGGCGCCGCGGTCGCGGTCGGCCGGGAACGTTCGGTCGTCGCAGTCGTCGGTGACGGCGGCGTGCTCTTCGCGCTGGGCGAGCTCGCGACCGTCGCGCAGGAGCGGCTGCCGCTCACAACCGTGATCGTCGACGACGGTGGCTACGGCATGCTGCGTTGGGGTCACGAGGACGACCCGCACAACGGCTGCGACCTCACCGCGGTCGACTTCGTCGACGTCGCGCGCGGCTTCGGCATCGCGGCCGAGCGCGTCGACGGGCTCGGCGACGACTACGAGCGCGCGCTCGAGAAGGCCGCGGCGAGCGGCGAGCCGCGCGTCATCCACGTGTCCGCCCGCCTGGTTCCCCCGCACACCACCTCCCCGCGCTGGCCGCTCAACGCGCCGCGCCCGACGGCCTGA
- a CDS encoding PPOX class F420-dependent oxidoreductase: MTVPSDSPYPASHRDLLEAAHVAVLSAVTPKGQLQSTAIWYLLDDDGKVKMTSTGDRRKVRNLQADPRLTLLVMDPENPYRTIEIRGTATIALDKDLVLQKKVGAKYDDDVTSHDPPGTVRYVITIEPETVNTFG, from the coding sequence ATGACCGTGCCCTCCGATTCGCCGTATCCCGCATCGCACCGTGACCTGCTCGAAGCGGCACACGTCGCGGTCCTGAGCGCGGTCACGCCGAAGGGGCAGCTCCAGTCGACCGCGATCTGGTACCTCCTCGACGACGACGGCAAGGTGAAGATGACGTCGACGGGTGATCGGCGCAAGGTCCGGAACTTGCAGGCCGATCCGCGGCTCACGCTGCTCGTGATGGATCCCGAGAACCCGTATCGCACGATCGAGATCCGCGGCACCGCGACGATCGCGCTCGACAAGGATCTGGTCCTGCAGAAGAAGGTCGGCGCGAAGTACGACGACGACGTCACGAGCCACGACCCGCCGGGCACCGTGCGTTACGTCATCACCATCGAACCGGAGACGGTCAACACCTTCGGCTAG
- a CDS encoding aldehyde dehydrogenase family protein has translation MAFRVTYATLSADDDALHRAYDDGIATARTWLGESHDSLVNGEHREGRPGEAYEERSPIDDELVIGTFAHASDDDVRDAVTAAREAFPAWAARPWQERVAILERAADQISEHRNALAALMAMEVGKNRLEALGDVEESADLIRYYCHQMQEHDGFAMPMGRLSEQEVTSDVMRPYGVWAVISPFNFPMALAAGPLGAALVAGNTAVLKPSEQGVFTGLMTVAAMHEAGVPTDALHAVSGPGETVGAALVNDPRVAGLTFTGSYETGMGVYKSFATAYPKPVICEMGGKNPVIVAAQADIATAAEGTMRSAFGLSGQKCSAASRAYVDRSVFSEFVQALVERTRAIAVGNPLDRGVYLGPVIDDDAVARFERAVDEARSTGQVFVGGHRLVDGDFARGKYVEPTVVEVPRDSDLWRTELFVPLIAVAPVDSLDEAFALANDTSFALTAGFFSEDRTDVDRFLNEVDAGVVYVNRRAGATTGAWPGVQPFGGWKGSGTNGKAGGGPYYLQQYLREQSRTVVAETSTP, from the coding sequence ATGGCATTCCGCGTGACCTACGCGACCCTGAGCGCCGACGACGACGCGCTCCACCGCGCGTACGACGACGGCATCGCGACCGCGCGCACGTGGCTCGGCGAGAGCCACGACTCGCTCGTGAACGGCGAGCACCGCGAGGGCCGCCCGGGTGAGGCGTACGAAGAGCGCTCGCCGATCGACGACGAGCTCGTGATCGGAACGTTCGCGCACGCCTCCGACGACGACGTGCGCGACGCGGTCACCGCCGCTCGCGAGGCGTTCCCGGCGTGGGCCGCGCGACCGTGGCAGGAGCGCGTCGCAATCCTCGAGCGCGCGGCCGACCAGATCTCGGAACACCGCAACGCGCTCGCCGCGCTGATGGCGATGGAGGTCGGCAAGAACCGCCTCGAGGCGCTCGGCGACGTCGAGGAGTCGGCCGACCTCATCCGCTACTACTGCCATCAGATGCAGGAGCACGACGGCTTCGCGATGCCGATGGGCCGGCTCTCCGAGCAGGAGGTGACGAGCGATGTGATGCGCCCGTACGGCGTGTGGGCCGTCATCTCGCCGTTCAACTTCCCGATGGCGCTCGCGGCCGGACCGCTCGGCGCCGCGCTCGTCGCCGGCAACACGGCGGTGTTGAAGCCGTCGGAACAGGGTGTGTTCACGGGGTTGATGACGGTCGCCGCGATGCACGAAGCGGGTGTGCCGACCGACGCGCTGCACGCGGTGAGCGGACCCGGCGAGACCGTCGGGGCCGCGCTCGTGAACGACCCCCGGGTCGCGGGCCTCACGTTCACCGGTTCGTACGAGACCGGCATGGGCGTCTACAAGTCGTTCGCGACGGCGTATCCGAAGCCGGTCATCTGCGAGATGGGCGGCAAGAACCCGGTGATCGTCGCCGCGCAGGCCGACATCGCGACGGCTGCCGAGGGAACGATGCGTTCCGCGTTCGGGCTCTCCGGGCAGAAGTGTTCGGCGGCGTCGCGCGCGTACGTCGACCGCAGCGTCTTCTCCGAGTTCGTCCAAGCGCTCGTCGAGCGCACGCGCGCGATCGCGGTCGGCAATCCGCTCGACCGCGGCGTGTACCTCGGTCCCGTGATCGACGACGACGCCGTCGCGCGCTTCGAACGCGCGGTCGACGAAGCGCGAAGTACCGGCCAGGTCTTCGTCGGCGGCCACCGACTCGTCGACGGCGACTTCGCGCGCGGCAAGTACGTCGAGCCCACCGTCGTCGAGGTGCCGCGCGACAGCGACCTGTGGCGCACCGAGCTCTTCGTGCCGCTGATCGCGGTCGCGCCCGTCGATTCGCTCGACGAGGCGTTCGCGCTCGCGAACGACACTTCGTTCGCCTTGACCGCGGGTTTCTTCAGCGAAGATCGGACCGATGTCGACCGTTTCCTGAACGAGGTCGACGCGGGTGTCGTCTACGTCAACCGCCGCGCCGGTGCGACCACCGGCGCGTGGCCCGGCGTCCAGCCGTTCGGCGGCTGGAAGGGGTCGGGCACCAACGGCAAGGCCGGCGGAGGGCCGTACTACCTGCAGCAATACCTCCGCGAGCAGTCCCGTACCGTCGTCGCAGAAACGAGCACGCCATGA
- a CDS encoding aspartate aminotransferase family protein: protein MALMNALPVTDEAVLSGLIEEQERRFCDRMPRSEWMLREARGALAGGVASSWQAAPPRAVWLTHGRGSKVYDVDGHEYVDLHNGFGVMLVGHAHPAVVHAVQDRVTLGTHFAQPTGDAIVVARELARRFLLPLWRFCNSGTEATMSAIHLMRTATGRDRILKVEGTYHGHHDAVQVSVYPDLEDAGPPGHPASVREHDGVPAEVARLTVVVPFGDLEAVERALLEYPDEIAGMIIEPTMMNIGIIEPPDGYLAELRALLHRHGAYLAFDEVKTGLAVAPGGMVERSGVVPDIVCLAKVLGGGLPCGAIGGSHEIMRLIEDGRYEQVGTFNGNPLTMAAARATLLEVLTPDNYAWLDTLRAAMVRGVNDVFDRYRIPGYVKALGAKGCIIFSATPLRNYRDFAAYDDRWGHAHWLVQHNGGVFLPPWGKGEQWTLSVQHTLDDVERFVANLETFATSVRGAGERL, encoded by the coding sequence ATGGCCCTCATGAATGCACTGCCCGTCACGGACGAGGCGGTGCTGAGCGGGCTGATCGAGGAACAGGAACGCCGCTTCTGCGACCGGATGCCCCGGTCGGAGTGGATGCTCCGAGAGGCGAGGGGAGCGCTCGCCGGCGGAGTGGCATCGAGCTGGCAGGCGGCCCCACCCCGGGCGGTGTGGCTGACCCACGGCCGGGGCTCGAAGGTGTACGACGTCGACGGTCACGAGTACGTCGACCTGCACAACGGCTTCGGCGTGATGCTCGTCGGTCACGCGCATCCCGCGGTCGTGCACGCGGTGCAGGACCGCGTGACGCTCGGCACGCACTTCGCGCAGCCGACCGGCGACGCGATCGTCGTCGCTCGCGAGCTGGCCCGTCGCTTCCTCCTGCCGCTGTGGCGCTTCTGCAACTCCGGCACCGAAGCGACGATGAGCGCGATCCACCTCATGCGGACCGCGACCGGTCGGGATCGCATCCTGAAGGTCGAGGGCACGTACCACGGTCACCACGACGCGGTGCAGGTGTCGGTGTACCCGGACCTCGAGGATGCGGGTCCTCCCGGTCATCCCGCGTCGGTGCGCGAGCACGACGGTGTCCCCGCGGAGGTCGCGCGGCTCACGGTCGTCGTGCCGTTCGGCGATCTCGAAGCCGTCGAGCGCGCGCTGCTCGAGTATCCCGACGAGATCGCCGGCATGATCATCGAGCCGACGATGATGAACATCGGCATCATCGAGCCGCCCGACGGCTACCTCGCGGAGCTGCGCGCGCTGTTGCACCGCCACGGTGCGTACCTCGCGTTCGACGAGGTGAAGACCGGCCTCGCGGTCGCGCCCGGCGGGATGGTCGAGCGCTCCGGCGTCGTCCCCGACATCGTGTGCCTCGCCAAGGTGCTCGGTGGCGGTCTGCCGTGCGGCGCGATCGGTGGTTCGCACGAGATCATGCGCCTGATCGAGGACGGCCGCTACGAACAGGTCGGCACGTTCAACGGCAATCCGCTCACGATGGCCGCGGCGCGCGCCACGTTGCTCGAGGTGCTCACGCCCGACAACTACGCGTGGCTCGACACGTTGCGTGCCGCGATGGTGCGCGGCGTCAACGACGTCTTCGACCGCTACCGGATCCCCGGTTACGTGAAGGCGCTCGGCGCGAAGGGCTGCATCATCTTCTCGGCCACGCCGTTGCGGAACTACCGCGACTTCGCCGCGTACGACGACCGGTGGGGTCATGCTCACTGGCTCGTGCAGCACAACGGCGGTGTGTTCCTGCCGCCGTGGGGCAAGGGCGAGCAGTGGACGCTGTCGGTGCAGCACACCCTCGACGACGTCGAGCGGTTCGTCGCGAACCTCGAGACGTTCGCGACGTCGGTGCGCGGCGCCGGCGAGAGACTCTGA